The Chelonia mydas isolate rCheMyd1 chromosome 3, rCheMyd1.pri.v2, whole genome shotgun sequence genome includes a region encoding these proteins:
- the RBBP9 gene encoding serine hydrolase RBBP9 isoform X4, protein MFQARQKLPATKAVIVPGNGSGDIEQSNWYRWVWERLEEIPGFQCILRNMPDPITARERIWLPFMESELHCDEQTIIIGHSSGAAAAMRFAETHKVYAVILVSAYVSDLGDENERESGGLHLCSTVLLRTASCGQGSQSSWQHHLWSHVFTTRV, encoded by the exons ATGTTCCAGGCGCGGCAGAAGCTTCCTGCCACTAAAGCTGTTATCGTGCCTGGGAACGGGTCAGGCGATATCGAGCAATCCAACTGGTACAGATGGGTGTGGGAAAGACTAGAGGAG ATACCTGGTTTCCAGTGTATACTTCGAAATATGCCTGACCCAA TTACAGCTCGAGAGAGAATCTGGCTGCCATTCATGGAATCAGAACTCCATTGCGATGAGCAGACTATCATTATTGGACACAGTTCTGGTGCGGCTGCTGCCATGAG GTTTGCAGAAACTCACAAGGTGTATGCAGTTATTTTAGTGTCTGCTTACGTTTCCGACTTGGGAGATGAGAATGAAAGAGAGAGCG GTGGACTCCATCTTTGTTCAACAGTCCTTCTCAGAACAGCATCCTGCGGTCAAGGAAGCCAGTCGTCCTGGCAACACCATCTGTGGAGCCATGTGTTCACCACCAGGGTGTGA
- the RBBP9 gene encoding serine hydrolase RBBP9 isoform X3 has product MQAQECSDWSPKGEPQKIPGFQCILRNMPDPITARERIWLPFMESELHCDEQTIIIGHSSGAAAAMRFAETHKVYAVILVSAYVSDLGDENERESGYFNRPWQWEKIKANCNRIVQFASTDDPFLPWSEQQAVANELNAELYKFTDRGHFQSSEFNELISVVQGILNRAA; this is encoded by the exons ATGCAAGCACAAGAGTGCAGTGATTGGTCCCCCAAGGGAGAACCCCAAAAG ATACCTGGTTTCCAGTGTATACTTCGAAATATGCCTGACCCAA TTACAGCTCGAGAGAGAATCTGGCTGCCATTCATGGAATCAGAACTCCATTGCGATGAGCAGACTATCATTATTGGACACAGTTCTGGTGCGGCTGCTGCCATGAG GTTTGCAGAAACTCACAAGGTGTATGCAGTTATTTTAGTGTCTGCTTACGTTTCCGACTTGGGAGATGAGAATGAAAGAGAGAGCG GATACTTTAACCGACCTTGGCAATGGGAGAAGATCAAGGCTAACTGCAATCGCATTGTGCAGTTTGCTTCCACAGATGATCCTTTTCTTCCCTGGAGTGAGCAGCAGGCAGTGGCCAATGAGCTCAACGCAGAGCTTTACAAGTTCACAGACAGGGGCCATTTTCAGAGCAGTGAATTCAATGAGCTAATCAGTGTGGTCCAGGGAATACTCAACAGGGCTGCTTAA
- the RBBP9 gene encoding serine hydrolase RBBP9 isoform X1, which yields MFQARQKLPATKAVIVPGNGSGDIEQSNWYRWVWERLEEIPGFQCILRNMPDPITARERIWLPFMESELHCDEQTIIIGHSSGAAAAMRFAETHKVYAVILVSAYVSDLGDENERESGYFNRPWQWEKIKANCNRIVQFASTDDPFLPWSEQQAVANELNAELYKFTDRGHFQSSEFNELISVVQGILNRAA from the exons ATGTTCCAGGCGCGGCAGAAGCTTCCTGCCACTAAAGCTGTTATCGTGCCTGGGAACGGGTCAGGCGATATCGAGCAATCCAACTGGTACAGATGGGTGTGGGAAAGACTAGAGGAG ATACCTGGTTTCCAGTGTATACTTCGAAATATGCCTGACCCAA TTACAGCTCGAGAGAGAATCTGGCTGCCATTCATGGAATCAGAACTCCATTGCGATGAGCAGACTATCATTATTGGACACAGTTCTGGTGCGGCTGCTGCCATGAG GTTTGCAGAAACTCACAAGGTGTATGCAGTTATTTTAGTGTCTGCTTACGTTTCCGACTTGGGAGATGAGAATGAAAGAGAGAGCG GATACTTTAACCGACCTTGGCAATGGGAGAAGATCAAGGCTAACTGCAATCGCATTGTGCAGTTTGCTTCCACAGATGATCCTTTTCTTCCCTGGAGTGAGCAGCAGGCAGTGGCCAATGAGCTCAACGCAGAGCTTTACAAGTTCACAGACAGGGGCCATTTTCAGAGCAGTGAATTCAATGAGCTAATCAGTGTGGTCCAGGGAATACTCAACAGGGCTGCTTAA
- the RBBP9 gene encoding serine hydrolase RBBP9 isoform X5 encodes MPPFCLHFPATPGSPLLGFRACGGSMFQARQKLPATKAVIVPGNGSGDIEQSNWYRWVWERLEEIPGFQCILRNMPDPITARERIWLPFMESELHCDEQTIIIGHSSGAAAAMRFAETHKVYAVILVSAYVSDLGDENERESGYFNRPWQWEKIKANCNRIVQFASTDDPFLPWSEQQAVANELNAELYKFTDRGHFQSSEFNELISVVQGILNRAA; translated from the exons ATGCCTcctttctgcctccatttcccagccACCCCGGGATCCCCTCTTCTTGGCTTCAGAgcg tGCGGCGGCAGCATGTTCCAGGCGCGGCAGAAGCTTCCTGCCACTAAAGCTGTTATCGTGCCTGGGAACGGGTCAGGCGATATCGAGCAATCCAACTGGTACAGATGGGTGTGGGAAAGACTAGAGGAG ATACCTGGTTTCCAGTGTATACTTCGAAATATGCCTGACCCAA TTACAGCTCGAGAGAGAATCTGGCTGCCATTCATGGAATCAGAACTCCATTGCGATGAGCAGACTATCATTATTGGACACAGTTCTGGTGCGGCTGCTGCCATGAG GTTTGCAGAAACTCACAAGGTGTATGCAGTTATTTTAGTGTCTGCTTACGTTTCCGACTTGGGAGATGAGAATGAAAGAGAGAGCG GATACTTTAACCGACCTTGGCAATGGGAGAAGATCAAGGCTAACTGCAATCGCATTGTGCAGTTTGCTTCCACAGATGATCCTTTTCTTCCCTGGAGTGAGCAGCAGGCAGTGGCCAATGAGCTCAACGCAGAGCTTTACAAGTTCACAGACAGGGGCCATTTTCAGAGCAGTGAATTCAATGAGCTAATCAGTGTGGTCCAGGGAATACTCAACAGGGCTGCTTAA
- the RBBP9 gene encoding serine hydrolase RBBP9 isoform X2, translating to MQYMMLYCSSWDSHLVPCNSTQIPGFQCILRNMPDPITARERIWLPFMESELHCDEQTIIIGHSSGAAAAMRFAETHKVYAVILVSAYVSDLGDENERESGYFNRPWQWEKIKANCNRIVQFASTDDPFLPWSEQQAVANELNAELYKFTDRGHFQSSEFNELISVVQGILNRAA from the exons ATGCAGTATATGATGCTTTATTGCTCCTCTTGGGACTCTCACCTGGTTCCCTGTAATTCCACTCAG ATACCTGGTTTCCAGTGTATACTTCGAAATATGCCTGACCCAA TTACAGCTCGAGAGAGAATCTGGCTGCCATTCATGGAATCAGAACTCCATTGCGATGAGCAGACTATCATTATTGGACACAGTTCTGGTGCGGCTGCTGCCATGAG GTTTGCAGAAACTCACAAGGTGTATGCAGTTATTTTAGTGTCTGCTTACGTTTCCGACTTGGGAGATGAGAATGAAAGAGAGAGCG GATACTTTAACCGACCTTGGCAATGGGAGAAGATCAAGGCTAACTGCAATCGCATTGTGCAGTTTGCTTCCACAGATGATCCTTTTCTTCCCTGGAGTGAGCAGCAGGCAGTGGCCAATGAGCTCAACGCAGAGCTTTACAAGTTCACAGACAGGGGCCATTTTCAGAGCAGTGAATTCAATGAGCTAATCAGTGTGGTCCAGGGAATACTCAACAGGGCTGCTTAA